The stretch of DNA TGAAGAGCAACAGCACTGTGACAGTTTAATTCTTTTTcagcaaaaattacattttattagttgAAGAAcactcacctcagtgtcttgaGTTGACAGTctggatcctgtagtaaatcattgagctccttcactcctgattgtccaggatcatttcctgtgagatccagctctatcaggtgtgatagagggtttgatctcagagctgaagccagagctttataaccttcttctgtgatactgcagtctgaaagtctacagaaaataaaactattttaatttcacattttggTTTAACTTACTTCATTACTGCACAATACTCTGAATACCAAAATATGACCGATCACATTAGAGCTGAATACTTTATCAGATACACAGATAAGCTACTTCTGACTTCATTAATGTGTGGaatgattaatgaattataattaattattggtcagaaatactgtaaaatttgATCATAAATGCAGGGAAAATGTAATTGTAGAGTTGTAAAgtaatgaatttttttatttggtttttaTTAGTTGAGTATCTAGAGCAGGGGTTTTCAGCCTTTTAGGACTCGCGCCCCCCTACGTTTATCTAATTTCACTCGCGGCCCCCTTACAACCCCCCCTgccaatttttaaatttactgtTGGGGGTTTTGCGCGTTGCATCCGTGTCCGGTAACATTACAGACAgggtattattttaaaactgaaacattaaaaaaataaacagcttACCGACTTTAGAGTGAAGACTGAGcttgtttttcattcatttaacctTAGTTTTTATCATCTCTGGTATTCTTGATTTTTACAAGCCACCagtccattttgtttttagttgttttgctCAAATTCAGTTGCGCCAAACCTGCTGTAACCACAGCCAACGATTAGCTGGAAGAATAGTTAAATTGCCCCCTCTAGTGAATGACTAAAGATTTGCTAGTAAAATCTCACATTTACAGCTGTTTTACTCGAGTGTATGCTTCTGAATTAATAGGTGCTCGCACCCCCCTTAACGGGTGCTGGTTGTGCCCCACAGGTTGAAAATCCCTGATCTAGAGAAACAGATAATGTGCATTTACACCCAATCTCCTCATCCGTCTCAAGCAATCAGATTGCTATCTTAACAGTTTTAATGTTTCATTCACACTTCATCGAAAATTCGTGCCCTGCAAATTAATTCTTGTGTCTCATGGAAATTCAGTGGAGTTCATGTCCCTAAAAGCAACAGAAATgtgctgcattttatttatcatcagctaCGTTTAAAACCAAAACCtcaataagagagagagagcaacatCAGCAGTGGTAAGAATGATTGGGTGTCAAGCTTCTGGATGCCAAAGCAAtcattaagttttatttatttatttattattgcaaCATGTGCTTACTGAAGAGAAACACTCTGGCAGACCAAATGTGTTTATAGAGAAAGATCGATATAGAGAACATGCTGTCCTTCCTTTTTGCAATTTTAAGAGGAGTAAAATGAACATGTGGCTTGAACAACCATATGTATTTCCAGATACTGCTGGGCAAGCATAAATGCATCTTTCAAATGCACCTCTTCAAGTGGTTTGACTTGCAAGCAGTCTCAGTGTTCTGCATGGCATTAACACCTGTTTATGATCAGACAGCTATTCAGCTTTTTAAGAAATATCGTTTTATCATGCTATAGTGCTTTTGTGCTATCAGTTGCAGTCCTGGCACATCCGTCTCAACATACTGTATAACGTGACATACATTGACATACGCTCACAGAACACTGCAGTTATTCACAGTCACGAAAGTTCaaaagccttaaagggttagtttacccaaaaatgaaaattatatcattaattactcaccctcatgttgttctatgcctgtaagaccttcgtttatcttcagaacataagTGAAGATATTCACAGATTCGAATTTCCCGGATCAATAACTCGTGAGCTAAATGCTGTTACTATATAAATAACACCTCTTTTCAATCGTAGTAATGTAGACAAGCAGCTACAACctaattttcctcaaaaaaagcTTTCCTCCGCAGTGGACAAAATACATTGATCTCTATGCTCAGACGGCTGAGAGAAAGATTCAAAGGGACCATCTGCAAAGTGCAAAACCCGAAAAGCGTTGCTACAAAAACAGATGTTACACACTGTAGTGTCACCAAATTTAGTTCACACATCTCTGCTGTCCTGCTGGTTATACTACAACACTTATtttggaaaaatatatttttgtataatttttaagattttttattatgaaaaatatattcaataactTCGCTGTAATACActgtactgtcaccaaattcagtTCACACATCACTGATGTCCTGATAGTTATACTACAACACTTATTttggaaacatttcttttttgtatattttttatgattttttattacgtttatattttaaatatgtctttactacctttctgggcattgaaagtgtaaattaacttgctgtaaATGgatgcctcactgagccatcagattttatcaaaaatatcttaatttgtgttccgaagatgaacgaagatcttacgggtgtggaacaacataagggtgggtaattaatgacaaaatgttcatttttgggtgaactaaccctttaagccctgccggttaaacattttattcacatgCTGTTCTGACGTGCACTTTTCTGAGCAAGCACACTCAAAGCGCGAGCAcactaaaagcctgtcaaacGGCAAGTTATGTTTTGCGTCTTATTGTGctaatactgtcaaatacacacaaggtttaaATAAACACAGTCGCTTATGTGTAAAGTCAaagtaaacagaaaaaaaaacagaatcgATTCCTCCTTCTGTTTTTGATTCTTTTTAACTTCTTGTTTTTTAGATTGAAGGAACCTAATCTTGCCGTGACTATAGGGTATTAAGGTCGTAGAAAGTAGCCTTCTCATAATATGAAGctgtattaataatataaaggcACATTTATATAGCTCTGAttgattttaaatcataaaaaaaaaaaaaaaaaattttttataaaagttattcaAGGACGTGCATTTATTGCATGTATGGAACAAGACATGAAGTGTCTTGTGCACAATTTAGCTGAATATCTGTCAATCAGATGCGccagaaagtgtttttttttttttttttttttttactatagcAAGTAGGCTCTCAGCCACTTATCTGCTTTTGACACCTTTTCTTTCAGAATTATTAGCTGATGAAGAgaaatggataaaaaaatagcattttatttcaaatgaaaattaagaccCTCGATCACATCATGATCTATTCTCTCATATAAGTCCGTGTAGCACTCAAAATTGTAGAGAACATAAGCCAGTTTCACCTTAAAATAACCTCTGTATAGTTTTTTGAACTGGTTCATTGACACAAACTATCAGAAAGAAATGAATCAGATTTTCAATCACTATTAAACCCTgagtatatttctttttttttttttttcttttttttttacacgtacACTAGTGTATGCTCACAGTTGAATGCACAGCCTTGGAAACTATACTTCATTTAAATCGTACGCGTACACAGACGTTCGACGCatacagttttgagcaatctctcgccacgagttacaacacatctaaacatctttgtattctatCATGCTAAAGTTGTTCAAATGAGGGTACTCTtcaacctcttcacacaatctctcgtctatgtatgcctccattgttgctgtagcttgcatgtgttccgttctgttctgtttatgcaggttttcgttgactaccttgtgaatcgatgcCCCCAGGGTACGGTTGCCACCTTgaggataaactaattactgcaaaaaaaaataaatgcgcACATGTGACCTGCACATACAAGTATATGTGGTTACAAATATCCGGCAGTGctcatacagtatgtgtgtacacttctgatgacgaaattccaACCTTTGGAATCAACTCTTTCCTCTGAATTCCCAGCCCTACTTTCCAACCTCAGAGGGGACAGAGGAgctgtaataatgtaaaatatgtgaaaaaataatgcatttttgaaCAATCAAACATGAACACATTCTAGtacaccccaaaaacaaaatcaaaacttcgtaaaagggcataataggacATAATAATACTTTAAAGAAACTTAGAGCCGCATGATTCTTAGTACagtgactatatatatatatatatatatatatatattatatatatatatatatatataaaatatttattttttattttaaatcaaacagagatcatgattctcccatTATTCTGAACAACAACTAAACAAATAATTGCTGcggtctatttaaaaatgttaaaataattttttatgatttatttaaaaaaaacatgtatgaatgtatgattcaatgattccCTCAAAGACtgcacttgtttcattactggatgaatcagcgtttttgaatgaatcttttgaatgaacgattcaatgacaaacattttttttttgcacattcacttgtcaccacctaatggtgaaacaatgtaattGATATGCATTATCTGAAGTGCCAAGTTACGTTCAAAAGGTGACTTGCTATACTCTGATCGCTACCGTAAacacatcagtgtttatttgcttatttaaacaTGATAACTGCTTAAGGCAAATTTTGAGGTAAATTAACATCTGTAAGACAATGTTGATCAGACCTAAAACCAAAAAACTGCGacacttttattatatttttcatcaTCGCTGGCAAGCATGGAACTCATATTAGCATGTGTTCATGTGTTCTGATTTCACATGGTGATAGAGCAAGCGAATCCCACAGCAATGCAACTTGTTTGCTTGTCACTAACCCTTTATCATTGTATATGATACGAATTTTTGTGATCCTTGGATGGCGCATGCTTGAGGGTTGTTCATGCAACCGAACTTCATgtctatttacatttttatgcatttaagtaaaattatattgaatgttgtatcaaacattttttcaatCGTTATTGATGAAGGCATACTGTCAATAAATACCGATACCATTTTATCACCCAGGCCTAGTTGAAATATACTCACTTGAGTATCTTCAGCTCACACACAGCATTCTTCAGTCCCTCACAGATCTCTTTGACTCCTGAGTCCAGCAGACGGCTCTTGTTCAGGTTCAGCTCTTTCAGGATGGTTTTGGAGGAGAGAACAGTAGCTAAAACTGAACAGCTTTTCTCTGTCAGACCACAATTATTCAGcctgaacacaaaaacaacatttataattCGGCACATATTCAACACACATTAGACCAACAGCTCTTCATATCTACTCACACGTGACTGacagtcatttaaaatgaaaaaaaaaaaaaaaacacagagaagttacaatatataaaatcaagTTTACTTACTTGATTTTCTCCACTTTACTATGAGAGTCCATCAAAAGAGCAGAGAGATTCTCCCAATCCAGATCTCCTAATTTATCTTCACTCAGATCCAGTTCTGTCAGTAATAATGGACTTTTACCCAGAACTTTAGTGAGATACTCACACGCTTCCTGTGCAGCAGGACATTTCAAATATCTACAAGAAGTAGAAGAGGATTTAGATTTGATAatcttgttatatttttatggtattcacaacttaaaggattagatcacttcaaataaaaattactcaccctcaagccatcctaggtgtatatgactttcttgtttctgacgaagataatcggagaaatattaataaatatactgacacatccgagctttaaaATGCCAGTAatgcgttaccaaacgagtatgagctgaagaaagtgtctccatccacatccatccatcataaacatattccacgtggctccggagggttaataaaggccttctgaagtgaagcgatgcgttagtgtaaaaaaaaaaaaaatctatatttaacaagttatgaagttaaATATCCAgtttctgccagaccgccttccatattcttcaaaaagcttacgctgtacaTCCTACagcttccctattcaacttacggaactgaCGCAACACCAGTTCCATTGtttcgtaatttgaatatggaaggcggtctggcggaagctggaTATttaacttcataacttgttaaatatggattttttcttcagaaggcctttattaacccccccggagcAGCGTGGAATATGTTtacaatggatggatgtggatggagacactttcttcagctcatactcatttggtAATGCATTACTGGCATTATatagcttggatgcatcaggatatttattaatatttctcagattatcttcgtcagaaacaagaaagtcatgtacacctaggatggcttgagggtgagtaaagattgggggtaattttcatttaaaagtgatcGAATATTTTGATCTTCTTTATGGTCTAGTGTAGTATTAAAGTCATAGTTATAATAACTGCCTCCAGTTTCACTGACAAAATATCTATTATACAAAtcagcaaaatctgaaaacaataatttgcaaagattatttatataataatcatgtttttttccattatttttgtCACAAAACCCATTAAATTCAGTTGTGTAACTGGTGAATTGCTTTGAACTGCAATTCTTTAAATTCCTCTTCGCCTTTATAACGCTGCACCGACTCATTTATCCCCTTCTACTTTCATATAGCTGATATCATATTctgtcttatttttaaaaatgtaaaggtTTTAATCACCTGATGGTTAATTTACAGGAGtcatcctgtagtaaatcattgAGCTCCTTCAGCTCCTGATCGTCCagggatcatttcctgtgagatccagctctatcaggtgtgaagggtttgattctcagagctgaagccagagctttataaccttccttctgtgatactgcagtctgaaagtctaGAACAGAATAATCAATTACTCCATATATGTCCTGAACAATATTATTCCATACAAAAATGGATAGCTGAATATGGAAGCAAACAACAGGCCCAACGACCTTTAATATATTAGTCAACTAACCTGAGTTCTCcagttttacagttatttttcagTCCATCAGAGAACAGCTTCACTACTGAATCCTGGAGATTATTATTACTCAAGTCAAGATCCTTCAGATAGCTGGAGTCTGAACTGAGAACTGAAGCAAGAGCTGAACAGCTTTCCTCTGTTAGATCACACTCACTGAGCctgaaaataatacaaaatgttatCAAATGCATCTATTCCTGTGATTGCTGTGGTGTTGAGTGTAGCTGATGGTGAACTGTAACTCACTTGAGTATCTTCAGCGTTGATTTCTTCAGTCCCTCACAGATCTCTTTGACTCTTGAGTCAGCAGACGGCTGTTGTTCAGGTTCAGCTCTTTCAGGATGGTTTGGAGAGAGATCAGTAGCTAGAACTGAAcagctttctctgtcagcttACAATTATTCAGCCTAAACACAGAAACAGCGTTATTTAACAACAACTCTTCATATCTACTCACACATGTGAATGACAGTCTTTACAATACAGAACAACAGAAGATCACATTGACACACTTGATTTTCTCCACTTTGCTATGAGAGTCCATCAAAAAGAGCAGAGAGTTTCTCTCCATCCAGATCTCCTAATTTCACTTCACTCAGATCCAGTTCTGTCAGTAATAATGGACTTTTACCCAGAACTTTAGTAAGATACTCGCACACCTCCATTGCAGCAGTACTCTTCAGAAACCTTCAGTAAGTAGATGAGAATTTTAGATTAGTTAATTTTACAATTGTGAACATGCTGTTGATCCACACACACCATTTTTTGGAACAGATggtgtttactgtttaatttGAAAGTTTTGTATGGTACATGTATTCCTAATTGATCTGCAATGTTGTTAATACAATGCATTTACATTGATCTTGCAtttatatgatgttttatttaaacactTCATGAcacaacatttttgattaaacaaaataagatatgGTTTATTAATGTCACATTGCAGCATTGTTGGAGAGCCGTTAATTTCACtaagtaaatttttttaaattacttgaTGGACTTTAATGAACAGTGTtcatcctgtagtaaatcattgagctccttcactcctgattgtccaggatcatttcctgtgagatccagctctatcaggtgtgaagggtttgatctcagagctgaagccagagctttataaccttcttctgtgatactgcagtctgaaagtctagaagaaaaaaaaatgtttgtttattctttgttctTATCTACATAATACTTTACAGTCAATTACAGTATATAGTAAAATGCACAGTGATGCATGTACTGAAATTGAAATTTCAGCCTATATAGTCTTTAAGTTATCTAATCAAATAGGACATTTacaaatgtatattaatatacaaaaatatagatttaaatATACACACTTCAGTTTTTCCATTTTGCATTGTGTTTTTTCAACAGAAGACAGATCTTCTCCATTCCTGTGTTTCCTAGTTTATTTCcactcagatccagctctatcaggtttGAAGGGTTTGAATTAAACGCTGAAGttaaagc from Ctenopharyngodon idella isolate HZGC_01 chromosome 18, HZGC01, whole genome shotgun sequence encodes:
- the LOC127499621 gene encoding ribonuclease inhibitor-like, which encodes LQQRGCAALTSAFNSNPSNLIELDLSGNKLETQEWRRSVICLKIHMQIGEIECRKTVQLSLQSEIKLQSEELDISNKNLQDSGVKKLQNALENTNCTLEKLRLSDCSITEEGYKALASALRSNPSHLIELDLTGNDPGQSGVKELNDLLQDEHCSLKSIKFLKSTAAMEVCEYLTKVLGKSPLLLTELDLSEVKLGDLDGEKLSALFDGLSYCSVLATDLSPNHPERAEPEQQPSADSRVKEICEGLKKSTLKILKLSECDLTEESCSALASVLSSDSSYLKDLDLSNNNLQDSVVKLFSDGLKNNCKTGELRLSDCNI